CATCGGCCTCGAAGGGCACCTGGACGACCTGCCGCTGCGCCGCACCGCGCCCCTGGCCGACATGACCCTCCCCGAGTTGCTGACCGAGCACGCCGAGGGCCGCCGCATGCTCCTGCGCGTCCTCGACCACATGCTGATGGTGGGCGAGACGCACGACATCCGCGCCTGGACGATGGGCGAGGAGGTGCCCCCGGCGGTGTACATCCTGGCGCTGCGGGGCCGCCTCGCCCGCCTGGACGGCTACATCAACGAGGAACGAGTCACGCCCTGATCATACGGATTCCGTCTGTTTCGTTGACAGATCGGAACACCACCGATCTGCCAACTCCACGCCCGGAACCCGCTTCTCTCCTTCTCGCATCCGCTCGGGTTGAACGGTTTTTGCAAACCATTCAACCGGAGTCCGTATCAGTCCGTGAAGCGCAGCAGGTACCCGTCGGGGTCCTGCACGAGCAGCTGCCGCTGCGTATGCGTCACCTCGCCCTCCAGGTACGTGTCGGTGCGCAGCGGCTGGAACAGCGGGTACTCCTCTGCCAGTAGCCGCGCGTGCAGAGCGTCCAGCTGCGGGTGCACGATCTGGAAGTTGATCCCCCGCCCGAACGGCACCTCCAGCGGCCCGGTCAGCCACGCCTTCCCCGGCTCCGCCTGCTCCAGCATCCACTGCGCGCGGCCCAGGCTCAGGTAAGCGAACCCGGGGCGGGTGTAGTGCAGCGTGAAGCCGAAGATGCGGGTGTACACGTCCAGGCTGTGCGTCAGGTCGCTCGTCATCAGTTCCGGCACCAGTGGCGCTCACTCGGTCACGGGCACGTGGGAGACGTGGTCGGCGCTCATCGGTAGAAGTCCTTCAGGAGCTCCGGGTCCGGGCGCGGCGCGGGCCCCCGGCGTCCGGTCGGCCGGAAGGGCGCGCCGTCCCGGCAGCTGTCGGCGCGGAACGCGTCGGCGCTCAGCGTCGGGGTGGGGCCG
This genomic window from Deinococcus sedimenti contains:
- a CDS encoding VOC family protein, with the protein product MTSDLTHSLDVYTRIFGFTLHYTRPGFAYLSLGRAQWMLEQAEPGKAWLTGPLEVPFGRGINFQIVHPQLDALHARLLAEEYPLFQPLRTDTYLEGEVTHTQRQLLVQDPDGYLLRFTD